One Phocaeicola dorei genomic region harbors:
- a CDS encoding M64 family metallopeptidase — MKKISFLFVFLYFITLLFVVACSETGELPVAPVPEIPSITIPSTENTRLVFTSDGGEDTLAFIATTGWSVAIKTADLAGDWLAVSPLTGNKGDNELIITLASNPSAEDREGEVIIQCGEVADTVIVRQNFNYLATLSKDGDVRTWQEHTKGWGINLVMMGDGFVEMDMGRGGKYEVMMQKAMDSYFSVEPMHSLREYFDVYSVTVVSVSDSIGGGTALGTTFTGGTSIKGDNEKCKQYATKVPLLGNSVRNTPMIVVMNSPRYAGTTYMHSLGYSIAFCPYVDNDDERFAQIIHHEAVGHGFGYLGDEYDDVYDGEIPSNVMAELKEIADRYGWYSNIDFTPDITKVKWNYFISDKRYVNERLGAWEGAYGYRSGVWRPTNISIMLYNVGGFNAPCREAIYRRVMKLAGESYSRDKFLEYDAVNRKSALKRMNAGSVDRNHFIPLASPVIID; from the coding sequence ATGAAAAAGATAAGTTTTCTTTTTGTATTTCTGTACTTTATTACTTTGTTGTTTGTCGTAGCTTGTTCGGAAACTGGAGAGCTTCCTGTAGCTCCTGTTCCTGAAATTCCTTCCATTACTATCCCTTCCACGGAAAATACCCGGCTTGTTTTCACTTCGGACGGAGGGGAGGATACCCTTGCTTTTATTGCAACAACAGGATGGTCTGTTGCTATAAAGACTGCTGATTTGGCTGGAGATTGGTTAGCTGTGTCACCGTTAACCGGTAATAAGGGGGATAATGAACTTATTATTACATTGGCTTCCAATCCCTCTGCCGAGGATAGAGAAGGTGAAGTGATAATTCAGTGTGGAGAAGTTGCGGATACTGTTATCGTCCGTCAAAATTTCAATTATCTGGCAACTCTTTCTAAAGATGGTGATGTAAGAACTTGGCAAGAACATACGAAAGGGTGGGGAATTAATCTTGTAATGATGGGAGACGGGTTTGTGGAAATGGATATGGGGAGAGGTGGAAAATACGAGGTAATGATGCAAAAGGCGATGGATTCCTATTTTTCTGTGGAGCCGATGCATTCTTTACGGGAGTATTTTGATGTTTATAGTGTCACTGTTGTTTCAGTATCCGACAGCATTGGCGGTGGAACAGCTCTAGGAACTACTTTTACAGGAGGCACTTCCATAAAAGGCGATAATGAAAAATGTAAGCAATATGCTACTAAAGTGCCTCTGTTGGGTAATTCTGTTAGAAATACACCGATGATTGTAGTCATGAATAGTCCTCGCTATGCCGGTACCACCTATATGCATTCTTTGGGCTATTCCATAGCATTCTGTCCTTATGTGGATAATGATGATGAACGTTTTGCACAGATTATTCATCATGAAGCAGTGGGGCATGGCTTCGGATATTTGGGAGATGAATATGATGATGTGTATGACGGTGAAATCCCGTCAAATGTTATGGCGGAACTAAAAGAAATTGCAGACCGGTATGGATGGTATTCTAACATTGATTTCACTCCGGATATAACGAAAGTGAAATGGAATTATTTTATCTCTGACAAACGTTATGTTAATGAAAGACTGGGAGCATGGGAAGGAGCATACGGATATCGGTCAGGTGTCTGGCGTCCGACGAATATCAGTATCATGCTCTATAATGTCGGCGGTTTTAATGCTCCTTGCCGGGAGGCTATTTATCGTCGTGTCATGAAACTGGCTGGTGAAAGCTATAGTCGTGATAAGTTCCTTGAATATGATGCAGTAAACCGGAAGTCTGCATTAAAGCGTATGAATGCTGGAAGTGTAGATCGGAATCACTTTATTCCTTTAGCATCTCCTGTTATTATAGATTGA
- a CDS encoding RNA recognition motif domain-containing protein, which translates to MNIFIAGLNYNMSEAELGELFAEYGEVVSVKIIMDRETGRSKGYGFVEMADDEAGDKAIAALNEVDMDGKTLSVSIARPREERPRRSYGNNGGGYRGGNNSRGGGYGGGRGDNGYGGGRNRY; encoded by the coding sequence ATGAACATTTTTATTGCAGGGCTTAACTATAATATGAGTGAAGCCGAACTTGGAGAATTATTTGCAGAGTATGGTGAAGTTGTTTCTGTTAAGATTATAATGGACAGAGAGACCGGTCGTTCTAAGGGATATGGTTTTGTTGAAATGGCTGATGATGAAGCTGGAGATAAAGCGATTGCAGCTCTTAATGAAGTTGACATGGATGGAAAAACTCTTTCTGTGTCAATAGCGCGTCCTAGAGAAGAACGTCCGCGTCGTAGTTATGGCAACAATGGTGGTGGTTATCGTGGTGGTAACAACAGTCGTGGTGGTGGCTACGGTGGTGGTCGCGGAGACAATGGCTATGGAGGTGGCAGAAACAGATATTAA
- a CDS encoding glutaminase — translation MDYQQILKDIYQKIQPYASIGKQADYIPALAKINPDQFGMCIHTIQNKTFMHGEAITGFSIQSISKVFSLAMCLSLEGDNLWKRVGKEPSGTAFNSLVQLEVEKGIPRNPFINAGAIVMTDILLNHLKYPEEEYLRFVHSISGNNQIHYNEEVALSERENGYLNAAITNLLKYHHNIDNDIERVLHFYFLQCSIEMSCYDLSKAFLPFANHKQAFTFEGITLTASQVKRINAIMQTCGFYDEAGEFSYLVGLPGKSGVGGGIAAVYPLRYSVAVWSPRLNQKGNSVMGIKALELLTTQTQESIF, via the coding sequence ATGGATTATCAACAGATTCTAAAAGACATCTATCAAAAAATCCAGCCCTACGCCTCTATTGGCAAACAGGCTGATTACATTCCGGCACTTGCCAAAATCAACCCAGATCAATTCGGAATGTGCATCCATACGATACAAAACAAAACTTTCATGCATGGAGAAGCCATCACCGGCTTTTCCATCCAAAGTATTTCGAAAGTCTTTTCACTTGCCATGTGTTTGAGTCTTGAAGGAGATAATCTATGGAAAAGAGTAGGTAAAGAACCTTCGGGAACAGCTTTCAACTCATTAGTACAACTGGAGGTAGAAAAAGGAATTCCTCGGAATCCCTTTATTAACGCCGGAGCCATTGTAATGACTGATATCCTGCTGAACCATTTGAAATACCCCGAAGAAGAATATCTTCGTTTCGTCCACTCAATCAGCGGGAATAACCAGATCCATTATAATGAAGAAGTAGCCCTGTCCGAACGTGAAAACGGTTATCTGAATGCGGCAATCACCAACCTGTTGAAATATCATCATAACATCGACAATGACATAGAACGTGTACTTCATTTCTATTTCCTTCAATGCTCCATAGAAATGAGTTGTTATGATTTATCCAAAGCCTTTTTGCCGTTTGCCAACCATAAACAAGCTTTTACATTCGAAGGAATCACACTGACCGCCTCTCAAGTGAAACGTATCAATGCCATCATGCAAACATGTGGGTTCTATGACGAAGCAGGAGAATTTTCTTATCTGGTAGGCCTTCCGGGGAAAAGTGGTGTGGGAGGCGGTATAGCCGCAGTTTACCCACTACGATATTCAGTTGCAGTGTGGAGCCCGAGATTGAATCAAAAAGGAAATTCCGTTATGGGAATCAAGGCACTAGAACTATTGACAACACAAACACAGGAGTCTATTTTCTAG
- a CDS encoding 4-hydroxy-3-methylbut-2-en-1-yl diphosphate synthase: protein MDLFNYSRRKSSEVHIGGTPLGGNNPIRIQSMTNTITMDTEACVEQAKRIIDVGGEYVRLTTQGVREAENLKNINIGLRSQGYDTPLVADVHFNPKVADVAAQYAEKVRINPGNYVDPGRTFRKLEYTDEEYAQEIEKIRARFVPFLNICKENHTAIRIGVNHGSLSDRIMSHYGDTPEGMVESCMEFLRICVAEHFNDVVISIKASNTVVMVRTVRLLVEEMEKENMAFPLHLGVTEAGDGEDGRIKSSLGIGALLADGLGDTIRVSLSEAPENEIPVARKLVDYILTREGHPFIPGKKAPQFNYLSPGRRKTKAVRNIGGDNPPVVIAERLEGSFETNPQFKPDYIYCGGSVPNSRDNNIAYLVDANAWNPEDKNVYPAFNYQQMIELHHTVSDLKFLFLPYMAMNDEVIAALKLHPEVVIIAQSNHPNRLGEYRAMTHELMNEGLENPVVFFQYYQETKTEDLQIKAAADMGALIFDGLCDGIFLYNQGSLSHIAVDTTAFSILQAGRIRTSKTEYISCPGCGRTLYDLESTIARIKAATSHLKGLKIGIMGCIVNGPGEMADADYGYVGAGRGKISLYKKKECIEKNIPEDQAVEKLIELIKANGDYTEK from the coding sequence ATGGATTTATTTAATTACTCCCGCCGCAAATCTTCCGAAGTCCATATCGGAGGCACTCCTTTGGGTGGAAACAACCCCATCCGCATCCAAAGTATGACCAACACCATTACTATGGATACTGAAGCATGTGTGGAACAAGCCAAACGCATTATAGATGTGGGCGGTGAATATGTACGTCTTACCACACAAGGTGTACGTGAAGCCGAAAACCTGAAAAATATCAATATCGGATTACGCTCTCAAGGATATGACACCCCGCTGGTAGCCGATGTGCATTTCAATCCCAAAGTGGCTGATGTAGCGGCACAATATGCGGAGAAGGTGCGCATCAATCCGGGAAACTATGTAGACCCGGGACGTACTTTCCGGAAACTGGAATACACTGACGAAGAGTATGCGCAAGAAATAGAAAAGATACGTGCACGCTTCGTTCCTTTTCTAAATATCTGCAAGGAAAACCACACCGCCATCCGCATCGGGGTAAACCACGGTTCTCTGTCAGACCGCATCATGTCTCATTATGGCGACACCCCCGAAGGTATGGTAGAATCGTGCATGGAATTCCTGCGTATCTGTGTTGCGGAACATTTCAACGATGTGGTTATTTCCATCAAGGCATCCAATACCGTAGTAATGGTCAGGACGGTCCGTCTACTGGTAGAGGAAATGGAAAAGGAAAATATGGCTTTCCCGCTTCATCTGGGTGTTACCGAAGCAGGGGATGGCGAGGACGGAAGAATAAAATCCTCATTAGGAATAGGTGCACTCCTTGCCGATGGCTTGGGAGATACCATTCGTGTCTCATTGAGCGAGGCTCCTGAAAATGAAATTCCGGTAGCCCGCAAACTGGTTGATTATATACTAACTCGGGAAGGACATCCTTTTATTCCTGGAAAAAAAGCTCCGCAATTCAACTACCTATCTCCGGGCCGCCGGAAGACTAAGGCCGTCCGGAATATTGGAGGGGATAATCCTCCTGTAGTAATAGCCGAACGTCTGGAAGGGTCTTTCGAAACCAATCCTCAATTCAAACCTGACTATATTTATTGCGGTGGAAGTGTACCCAATTCACGAGATAACAATATAGCCTATCTAGTGGATGCCAATGCATGGAATCCAGAAGACAAAAATGTCTATCCGGCATTCAACTACCAGCAGATGATAGAATTACATCACACGGTTTCCGATCTAAAATTCCTGTTCCTGCCCTATATGGCTATGAATGACGAAGTAATCGCAGCCCTCAAACTGCATCCCGAGGTGGTAATCATCGCCCAAAGCAATCATCCCAACCGCCTCGGCGAATATCGTGCCATGACACACGAACTGATGAATGAAGGTTTAGAAAATCCGGTCGTATTCTTCCAATACTATCAGGAAACGAAAACTGAAGATCTGCAAATCAAAGCGGCAGCTGATATGGGTGCACTAATTTTTGACGGACTCTGTGACGGCATCTTCTTGTACAACCAAGGTTCTTTGAGTCATATAGCGGTAGACACCACTGCATTTAGTATCCTGCAAGCCGGCAGAATCCGAACCAGCAAAACGGAATACATTTCATGTCCGGGCTGTGGTCGTACCTTATATGATTTAGAGTCTACGATTGCCCGCATCAAAGCAGCCACCTCGCATTTGAAAGGTCTGAAAATCGGCATTATGGGCTGTATTGTCAATGGTCCCGGCGAAATGGCGGATGCCGACTATGGCTATGTAGGTGCCGGTCGTGGAAAAATCAGCCTCTATAAAAAGAAAGAATGTATAGAAAAAAACATTCCCGAAGACCAGGCTGTTGAGAAGTTGATCGAACTCATCAAAGCCAATGGTGACTATACAGAAAAATAA
- the purE gene encoding 5-(carboxyamino)imidazole ribonucleotide mutase, protein MKPIVSIIMGSTSDLPVMEKAAKLLDEMHVPFEMNALSAHRTPEAVEEFAKNAAGRGIKVIIAAAGMAAALPGVIAANTTLPVIGVPVKGSVLDGVDALYSIIQMPPGIPVATVAINGAMNAAILAVQMLALSDTELAAKFADYKTGLKKKIVKANEELKEIKFEYKTN, encoded by the coding sequence ATGAAACCTATCGTAAGTATTATCATGGGTAGCACTTCCGACCTTCCCGTAATGGAAAAAGCTGCCAAATTACTGGACGAGATGCACGTACCTTTCGAAATGAACGCCCTTTCGGCACACCGCACTCCCGAAGCTGTGGAGGAATTTGCGAAAAATGCTGCAGGCCGTGGAATTAAAGTCATCATTGCCGCTGCCGGCATGGCTGCCGCACTTCCCGGTGTCATTGCTGCAAATACCACACTACCTGTTATCGGTGTACCCGTAAAAGGTTCAGTTCTTGATGGCGTAGACGCACTTTATTCTATCATCCAAATGCCTCCCGGAATTCCTGTAGCTACCGTAGCAATCAATGGAGCCATGAATGCTGCCATTCTGGCCGTACAAATGCTAGCATTGAGTGATACAGAACTGGCTGCTAAATTTGCAGACTACAAAACCGGTTTAAAAAAGAAAATTGTAAAAGCCAATGAAGAATTGAAAGAAATCAAGTTTGAATATAAAACGAATTAA
- the gcvH gene encoding glycine cleavage system protein GcvH, translating to MEFPSNVKYTKEHEWIRVEGDIAYVGITDYAQEQLGDIVFVDITTEGETLEKDEVFGTIEVVKTISDLFLPVSGEVLEQNEALADNPELVNQDPYGKGWLIKIKPNDTNDVNDLLDAEGYKALVNE from the coding sequence ATGGAATTTCCAAGCAATGTAAAGTATACCAAAGAACACGAATGGATACGAGTAGAAGGTGATATAGCTTATGTAGGCATCACTGATTATGCACAAGAGCAACTAGGTGACATCGTATTCGTAGATATCACTACTGAAGGAGAAACTTTAGAAAAAGACGAAGTTTTCGGTACTATTGAAGTAGTAAAGACTATTTCGGACTTGTTCCTTCCCGTTTCAGGAGAAGTTCTGGAACAGAACGAAGCATTGGCCGACAATCCCGAATTAGTAAACCAAGACCCGTATGGTAAAGGGTGGCTGATTAAGATTAAGCCCAATGACACTAATGACGTTAACGATTTGTTGGATGCTGAAGGATATAAAGCATTAGTCAACGAATAA
- a CDS encoding phosphatase PAP2 family protein produces MKANETTEAIRVAKKNSPLEVSSRIISGIFTPFMIPFVAFFLLFFFTYLRIMPIQYKLIVLGIVYCFTILMPMLAIYLFQKINGWGIHELGHREKRFVPYALTIISYVTCLITMYKIHLPRYMSGIIVAALICMILCTLINFKWKISTHVASSGMMVGGLLSYSFIFNFNPIWWLCFFILLSGMLGTARIIVKQHTLLEVLAGFIVGLFCGVIGILFI; encoded by the coding sequence ATGAAAGCTAACGAAACAACCGAAGCAATAAGAGTAGCCAAGAAAAATAGTCCGCTTGAAGTCAGCTCACGTATCATATCAGGCATATTCACGCCTTTTATGATTCCTTTTGTGGCATTTTTCCTACTTTTTTTCTTCACTTATCTTCGTATCATGCCCATCCAGTACAAACTGATAGTATTGGGCATAGTCTACTGTTTCACCATTCTGATGCCAATGCTCGCCATCTACCTATTTCAAAAAATAAACGGTTGGGGGATTCATGAATTGGGACACCGCGAAAAACGTTTCGTACCATACGCGCTGACTATCATCAGCTATGTCACCTGTCTCATCACTATGTACAAGATACATCTGCCCCGCTATATGTCGGGTATTATCGTAGCCGCCCTCATCTGCATGATCCTTTGCACACTGATCAATTTCAAGTGGAAAATCAGCACACACGTGGCAAGCAGCGGCATGATGGTAGGCGGATTATTATCCTACAGCTTTATATTCAATTTCAATCCTATATGGTGGCTCTGTTTTTTCATTTTGCTATCCGGAATGCTTGGCACAGCCCGTATCATTGTAAAACAGCATACCTTATTAGAAGTTTTAGCCGGATTTATTGTCGGATTGTTTTGTGGTGTCATTGGAATTTTGTTTATTTGA
- the rpoN gene encoding RNA polymerase factor sigma-54 has translation MAQGSRQVQTQAQQQIQTLSPQQILVVKLLELPTVELEERIHSEILDNPALEEGKEMPDNEDDNTEYAENEDENTESNEDFSLGDYSNEDDIPDYKLQEHNRSKEGVAEEIPFSDAVSFYEILKDQLQMQELTPEQRDIAEYLIGSLDDDGLLRKNMESIMDELAIYRGIYTTEEELNKILEIIQDFDPAGIGARSLQECLLLQIQRKADSPLKQIELDIIGKCCDEFTRKNKERIIQKLGITEEQYNEAVSDLTKLNPRPGSSLGEAMGKNMQQIIPDFIVETYEDGTITLSLNNRNVPELRLSRQFTELLDEHTRNKDNQSKASKDALMFLKQKVDAAQGFINAVKQRQHTLLTTMQAIIDIQRLFFLEGDESLLKPMILKDVAERAGLDISTISRVSNSKYVQTNYGIYSLKFFFSDGYTTEDGEELSVREIKRILKECVDTEDKEKPYTDDELAETLKTKGYPIARRTVAKYRQQLNIPVARLRR, from the coding sequence ATGGCACAAGGCTCACGTCAAGTACAAACACAAGCCCAGCAACAAATACAGACTTTATCTCCACAACAAATACTGGTAGTGAAATTGCTGGAACTGCCCACTGTGGAGTTGGAAGAACGTATCCATTCCGAAATACTGGATAATCCGGCCCTGGAGGAAGGGAAAGAAATGCCCGATAATGAAGATGACAACACAGAATACGCAGAAAACGAAGACGAAAATACGGAGTCGAACGAGGATTTTTCATTAGGCGATTACAGTAACGAAGATGATATTCCCGATTATAAACTACAGGAACATAATCGTTCCAAAGAAGGAGTAGCCGAAGAAATCCCTTTCTCGGATGCCGTATCTTTTTATGAAATATTGAAAGACCAGTTGCAGATGCAGGAACTTACCCCAGAACAACGAGATATAGCCGAGTACTTGATCGGTTCATTGGACGATGACGGCCTGTTACGCAAAAATATGGAGTCTATCATGGATGAACTTGCCATCTATCGGGGCATCTATACCACTGAAGAAGAATTGAATAAAATATTAGAAATAATCCAAGACTTTGATCCGGCAGGTATCGGTGCCCGCAGTTTACAGGAATGTCTTCTGTTACAAATACAAAGAAAAGCCGATTCGCCGTTGAAACAAATAGAACTGGACATCATCGGTAAATGTTGTGATGAATTTACCCGCAAAAATAAAGAAAGGATTATCCAAAAACTAGGTATTACCGAAGAACAATATAATGAGGCGGTGAGCGATCTCACCAAGCTGAATCCTCGTCCGGGCAGTTCACTGGGTGAAGCAATGGGTAAAAATATGCAGCAGATTATTCCCGATTTCATCGTAGAAACGTATGAAGACGGCACCATTACTCTAAGTTTAAACAATCGTAATGTTCCTGAGTTGCGTCTGAGCCGTCAGTTCACCGAATTGCTGGATGAACACACTCGCAACAAAGACAATCAGAGCAAGGCCTCAAAGGACGCACTGATGTTCCTAAAACAAAAAGTAGATGCCGCACAAGGTTTTATCAATGCCGTAAAACAGCGACAACACACGTTACTCACCACCATGCAAGCCATTATAGATATTCAACGCCTCTTCTTTTTAGAAGGAGACGAATCCTTGCTGAAGCCCATGATCTTGAAAGATGTAGCCGAACGCGCGGGATTGGATATTTCCACCATATCACGGGTAAGCAACAGCAAATATGTACAAACAAACTATGGTATCTATTCGTTGAAATTCTTTTTCAGCGACGGTTACACCACCGAAGACGGTGAAGAACTCTCTGTCCGCGAAATCAAGCGCATTCTGAAAGAATGTGTAGATACCGAAGACAAAGAAAAACCTTACACTGATGATGAACTGGCCGAAACACTAAAGACGAAAGGCTATCCCATAGCCCGCCGTACTGTAGCCAAATACCGCCAACAGCTTAACATACCCGTCGCACGATTAAGAAGGTAA
- a CDS encoding aminopeptidase P family protein, whose amino-acid sequence MFAKETYTTRRNSLKKSLGTGLLLFLGNEESGMNYEDNTYHFRQDSTFLYFFGLPYAGLAAIIDVDEDKEIIFGDELTMDHIVWMGIQPALCEKAQRVGVTETRPAADLKKYLEKAVAKRQVIHYLPVYRAEHRLKLLDWLDIKLGMEQPSVPFIRGVVNMRNYKTAEELVEIERACNVTADMHITAMKVLRIGMKEWEVVAALEAVAQANGCGFSFPTIATVCGQTLHNHYHGHTVKSGDMLLVDAGAETEMGYAGDMSSTICADKTFTIRQKEVYDIQVAAHTAAVRALKPGVPFKEVYELSCRVICEGLKGLGIMKGDPAEAVAVGAHAMFFPCGLGHMMGLDVHDMENLGEVWVGYDGQPKSTQFGRKSLRLARPLEPGFVLTIEPGIYFIPELIDYWKAEKRFKDFINYDKLESYRDFTGLRNEEDYLITEDGARLLGKKVPFTTEEVEALR is encoded by the coding sequence ATGTTTGCAAAAGAAACTTATACAACCCGCCGTAACAGCTTGAAAAAAAGCCTGGGAACAGGTCTCTTGCTATTTCTAGGCAACGAGGAGAGTGGCATGAACTATGAGGATAATACTTATCATTTCCGCCAGGATTCTACTTTTCTTTATTTTTTCGGCTTGCCCTATGCTGGGTTGGCTGCCATTATCGATGTGGATGAGGATAAGGAAATTATCTTCGGGGATGAGCTGACTATGGATCATATTGTATGGATGGGAATCCAGCCTGCCTTGTGTGAGAAAGCGCAGAGGGTGGGAGTGACGGAAACTCGTCCTGCCGCGGATTTGAAGAAGTATTTGGAAAAAGCTGTTGCTAAAAGACAGGTGATTCATTATCTGCCTGTTTATCGTGCGGAGCACAGATTGAAGCTGTTGGACTGGTTGGATATAAAGCTTGGCATGGAACAGCCGTCTGTTCCGTTTATTCGTGGAGTCGTGAATATGAGGAATTATAAGACTGCTGAGGAGTTGGTTGAAATTGAACGTGCTTGTAATGTGACGGCTGATATGCACATTACAGCTATGAAAGTGTTACGTATAGGAATGAAGGAATGGGAAGTGGTGGCTGCATTGGAAGCGGTGGCACAGGCCAATGGTTGTGGATTTTCGTTTCCTACTATTGCCACGGTATGCGGACAGACTTTGCATAACCATTATCATGGGCATACGGTGAAATCGGGGGATATGCTGTTGGTGGATGCTGGTGCGGAAACTGAAATGGGATATGCTGGTGATATGTCGTCTACAATTTGTGCGGATAAAACGTTTACTATCCGTCAGAAAGAAGTGTATGACATTCAGGTTGCCGCACACACGGCAGCGGTTCGTGCATTGAAGCCCGGAGTGCCTTTTAAGGAGGTGTATGAACTTTCCTGTAGAGTGATTTGTGAAGGGCTGAAAGGACTGGGCATTATGAAAGGTGATCCTGCTGAAGCGGTGGCCGTTGGGGCGCATGCTATGTTTTTTCCGTGCGGACTAGGACACATGATGGGATTGGATGTGCACGATATGGAGAATTTGGGAGAGGTATGGGTCGGCTATGACGGACAACCGAAAAGCACTCAGTTCGGCCGTAAGTCATTAAGGCTGGCCAGACCTTTAGAACCGGGATTTGTGCTTACTATAGAACCGGGTATCTATTTTATTCCCGAACTGATTGATTATTGGAAAGCGGAAAAACGCTTTAAGGACTTTATCAATTATGATAAGCTGGAGAGTTATCGTGACTTTACAGGTTTGCGTAATGAGGAAGATTATTTGATAACGGAGGACGGGGCACGTCTTTTAGGTAAGAAGGTTCCTTTTACTACAGAAGAGGTGGAGGCTTTGCGATAA
- a CDS encoding glycyl-radical enzyme activating protein: MNLIFDIKRYAINDGPGIRITLFMKGCPLSCVWCHNPEGIRNGKDKLYTAKKCLGCGTCLKVCPNGALTLTPEGIVTDKQKCVLCGRCAEECPAMAIEISGTEYTAEYLIHEIEKEIPFMDQSGGGVTFCGGEPLLHPKFLIDMLKRCGQQGIHRAVDTTLLARKETVDEVMRNCELLLIDLKSMDSTVHQTFCDVPNELILENIRRVAEAGFPYYIRIPLIEGVNADEKNIKQSAEFLASLPRHPEIINLLPYHDIGKGKHTKLGSIYNPKGYKMQTPSEEVQQQCIQILTDYGLKVTIGG, translated from the coding sequence ATGAATCTGATTTTCGACATCAAACGCTATGCTATCAATGACGGACCGGGCATCCGTATCACACTTTTCATGAAAGGATGCCCGCTCTCGTGCGTATGGTGCCATAATCCCGAAGGCATTCGTAACGGAAAAGACAAACTATACACAGCCAAGAAATGCCTTGGCTGTGGAACTTGTCTGAAAGTATGCCCCAACGGTGCACTGACACTGACTCCCGAGGGTATTGTCACCGACAAACAAAAATGCGTGTTATGCGGACGCTGTGCCGAAGAATGTCCGGCAATGGCTATCGAGATATCAGGAACGGAATATACCGCCGAATACCTGATACATGAAATAGAAAAGGAAATCCCATTTATGGATCAATCGGGCGGTGGGGTCACTTTTTGTGGTGGAGAACCGTTGCTTCATCCCAAATTCTTGATTGATATGCTGAAACGTTGCGGACAACAGGGAATTCATCGGGCGGTAGATACCACCCTACTTGCCCGCAAAGAAACGGTGGATGAAGTGATGCGGAATTGTGAATTATTACTTATCGACTTAAAATCAATGGACAGTACCGTACACCAAACATTTTGTGATGTTCCCAATGAATTAATTTTGGAAAACATCCGCAGAGTAGCAGAAGCCGGTTTCCCTTATTATATCCGCATTCCATTGATTGAAGGAGTGAATGCAGATGAAAAGAACATAAAGCAGTCTGCCGAATTTTTGGCCAGTCTTCCACGGCATCCTGAGATAATTAACCTATTACCTTACCATGATATAGGAAAGGGAAAGCATACAAAGCTAGGCAGTATCTATAATCCTAAAGGATATAAAATGCAAACGCCATCCGAAGAAGTACAACAGCAGTGCATACAAATCTTGACTGATTACGGTTTAAAGGTAACCATAGGTGGATAA